A genomic region of Candidatus Neomarinimicrobiota bacterium contains the following coding sequences:
- a CDS encoding ABC transporter permease subunit, giving the protein MHNINTVFRREMQSYFNSPMAYIFLVIFAVVNGYFFTNTFFLFGQSDLRMLFDIVPLVYLFFIPAVAMGLIARENNIGTMETISTLPLKTFEFVLGKFLAGFCLILLGLVATSIHFFTLASVGTNVDYGAIFSGYLGLALMGATFTAIGTYASSVTENQVVAFIIGVFVVLVFYMLDKTLIFVPHSLAGLFQFLAVDYHLSNISRGVIDSRNLIYFFSMIGFFIFLTIQTVEVRRWK; this is encoded by the coding sequence ATGCATAACATTAACACCGTCTTTCGCAGAGAAATGCAGAGCTACTTCAACAGTCCAATGGCTTACATTTTCCTAGTTATTTTTGCTGTTGTGAATGGGTATTTTTTCACCAATACATTTTTCCTTTTCGGTCAATCTGATTTGCGAATGCTATTTGACATTGTACCTTTGGTTTACCTGTTTTTCATTCCGGCAGTTGCCATGGGATTGATCGCCCGGGAAAATAATATAGGCACAATGGAAACAATTTCGACTCTACCTCTTAAGACCTTTGAATTCGTTTTAGGAAAATTTCTGGCAGGATTCTGTTTAATCCTTCTTGGATTAGTAGCGACTTCAATTCACTTTTTCACGTTAGCATCGGTTGGTACTAATGTGGATTATGGCGCCATTTTCAGCGGTTACCTTGGGTTAGCTTTAATGGGCGCTACCTTCACGGCGATAGGTACCTATGCCAGCAGTGTGACCGAGAACCAAGTTGTGGCCTTTATCATTGGAGTCTTTGTTGTTCTTGTATTTTACATGTTGGATAAAACATTGATTTTTGTACCTCACTCTTTGGCTGGATTATTTCAATTTCTGGCTGTGGATTACCATTTATCAAATATTTCCCGCGGTGTAATTGATTCAAGGAATTTGATTTACTTTTTCTCAATGATCGGCTTTTTCATTTTTCTCACAATTCAAACGGTAGAAGTACGGCGGTGGAAATAA
- a CDS encoding ATP-binding cassette domain-containing protein, with the protein MIKVTELSKNYGSVEAVKSISFNIQDGEIVGFLGANGAGKTTTLKMMTGYLVPTNGSIEVNDMNIIDHTHEIQKEIGYLPELNPLYSEMRVYDYLEFLASIRKIIGRPFKEALARVVEQCGLRGVVHKNISDCSKGYKQRIGLAAAMIHDPKILILDEPVTGLDPNQIVEIRGLIKSLGKEKLVFMSSHILQEIQATVDRIIIINKGEIVANGTSDELMSNFMGNVLLNMEIKGAALESVEHIQAKLPSVKFISMGETNGIQQIQLEYGKDKDSREDIFKYAVENDWSILKMTPHTTNLEDIFRNLTTEGGNNA; encoded by the coding sequence GTGATTAAAGTCACGGAATTATCTAAAAATTACGGCTCGGTTGAAGCGGTGAAATCTATATCCTTTAATATTCAGGATGGTGAAATTGTAGGCTTTTTGGGCGCAAATGGTGCGGGTAAAACAACCACACTAAAAATGATGACGGGATATTTAGTCCCGACCAATGGATCTATTGAGGTGAATGATATGAATATCATTGATCATACCCATGAAATCCAGAAAGAAATCGGGTACTTACCCGAATTAAATCCACTTTACTCAGAAATGCGCGTATATGATTATCTCGAATTTCTGGCATCAATTCGCAAAATTATAGGGCGACCATTCAAAGAAGCCTTAGCAAGAGTTGTGGAACAGTGCGGCTTAAGGGGTGTTGTTCACAAAAATATTTCTGATTGTTCCAAAGGATATAAACAACGGATTGGCTTGGCCGCAGCCATGATTCATGATCCAAAGATTTTGATATTGGATGAACCGGTTACTGGATTAGACCCTAACCAAATTGTTGAAATTCGTGGCCTTATTAAATCTTTGGGAAAAGAAAAACTGGTATTTATGTCCAGCCATATTCTTCAAGAAATTCAAGCAACCGTAGATCGAATCATAATTATTAACAAAGGTGAAATTGTGGCCAATGGGACTAGCGATGAACTCATGAGTAACTTTATGGGGAATGTTCTTTTGAATATGGAAATCAAAGGTGCAGCGCTCGAATCGGTAGAACATATTCAAGCCAAACTGCCATCGGTGAAATTTATTTCTATGGGTGAAACAAATGGCATTCAGCAAATTCAATTAGAATATGGAAAAGACAAGGATTCTCGTGAAGATATATTTAAATATGCAGTTGAAAATGACTGGTCAATACTGAAGATGACTCCTCATACAACCAACCTTGAAGATATCTTTCGCAACCTTACGACAGAAGGTGGGAACAATGCATAA
- a CDS encoding transglutaminase domain-containing protein, translating into MAASTLSELSITGMAHPNGLDVNACLVADDWIDHDHPEIVKKVEELTEGLETDWEKVRAIFDFTRDEIVYNFAPIIESDNDFKASSVLAGKNGMCHQKSNLQAALFRAAGIPAALTYQKIVDHPLMNTRYKEMIPDGVLPYHALAAIHVDGEWYRMEATLDSGLCERRGYRKTELVDEEESLLPTTKENGDLHFDIIEDHGYFDSYPQEFLTSMLANKENWKIWRSFVRKEHLSM; encoded by the coding sequence ATGGCAGCATCAACACTAAGCGAACTTTCAATAACAGGAATGGCCCATCCAAACGGATTGGATGTTAACGCCTGCCTTGTAGCCGATGATTGGATTGATCACGACCATCCTGAAATTGTTAAAAAAGTAGAGGAACTCACAGAGGGCCTTGAAACCGATTGGGAAAAGGTCCGCGCTATTTTTGATTTCACCCGTGATGAAATTGTATACAATTTTGCACCAATCATTGAAAGTGACAATGACTTTAAGGCTTCTTCCGTATTGGCAGGAAAAAATGGCATGTGTCATCAAAAATCAAATTTGCAAGCGGCTTTATTTCGTGCGGCAGGCATTCCTGCTGCATTGACATACCAAAAAATTGTAGATCATCCTTTAATGAATACGCGATATAAAGAAATGATTCCGGATGGTGTTCTACCTTATCATGCATTGGCTGCTATTCATGTGGACGGAGAATGGTATCGAATGGAAGCAACCTTAGATTCAGGTCTTTGTGAAAGAAGGGGATATCGGAAAACTGAATTAGTCGATGAAGAAGAATCTCTTCTTCCCACCACAAAGGAAAATGGTGATCTCCATTTTGATATCATTGAGGATCATGGCTATTTTGATTCTTATCCACAGGAATTTCTAACTTCAATGCTGGCGAACAAAGAAAATTGGAAAATTTGGCGATCCTTTGTGCGAAAAGAACATTTATCTATGTAG